The proteins below come from a single Garra rufa chromosome 25, GarRuf1.0, whole genome shotgun sequence genomic window:
- the chrm2b gene encoding muscarinic acetylcholine receptor M2 gives METSNFTLSPNSSHANKTDFSPDSPFTLVELVLIILGLSTLSLITIIGNVLVMLSIKVNRNLQTVNNYFLFSLACADLFIGVFSMNLYTVYIVTGHWPLGALVCDLWLALDYVVSNASVMNLLIISFDRYFCVTKPLSYPVKRTHKMAGMMIAAAWILSFILWAPAILFWQFITGSRTVPEGECYIQFFSNAVVTFGTAIAAFYLPVITMSILYWQISKASRSRVQSRDNRRVSRVSNDEGQAGPTTGNNTERKSIQGGEEMVMRKQSASDATTGEDRESENDSISGSVLASSNQRDEEAVSISTNSDIRNRQTQSTPLATDNWVRFTFFRTKSQKDLENNCKPNNRGQQMTSGKERLSLVSQKVLMPRYQKRKSLSSREKKVTRTIMAILVAFAATWTPYNVMVLINTFCSACIPNTMWIFGYWLCYINSTVNPACYALCNVTFKNTFKQLLTCKYRNIHASRKH, from the exons ATGGAGACTTCCAACTTCACTCTTTCTCCAAACTCCAGCCATGCTAACAAGACCGACTTCTCCCCAGACAGTCCATTCACACTCGTGGAGCTCGTTCTCATCATTCTCGGCCTGAGCACTTTAAGCCTGATCACCATTATCGGCAATGTGCTGGTCATGCTCTCCATCAAGGTCAACAGGAACCTTCAGACAGTCAACAACTACTTCCTGTTCAGTCTAGCATGTGCAGACTTGTTCATTGGTGTTTTCTCCATGAACCTGTACACTGTGTACATAGTGACAGGCCACTGGCCTTTAGGAGCTTTGGTGTGTGACCTGTGGTTGGCTCTGGACTACGTGGTGAGCAACGCCTCTGTCATGAACCTCCTCATCATCAGCTTTGACCGATACTTCTGCGTCACCAAACCTCTCAGCTACCCGGTCAAAAGGACCCACAAGATGGCAGGCATGATGATCGCCGCCGCTTGGATCCTGTCGTTCATCCTCTGGGCTCCAGCTATCTTGTTCTGGCAGTTCATCACGGGCAGCCGGACGGTTCCAGAGGGCGAGTGCTACATCCAGTTTTTCTCCAACGCCGTGGTCACCTTCGGCACAGCCATCGCTGCCTTCTACCTGCCGGTCATCACCATGAGCATACTATACTGGCAGATCTCCAAAGCCAGCCGCAGCCGTGTCCAAAGCAGAGACAATCGGAGAGTATCTAGAGTTAGTAATGATGAAGGCCAGGCTGGACCAACAACTGGGAACAATACAGAGAGGAAGTCAATCCAGGGAGGCGAGGAAATGGTTATGCGCAAGCAGAGTGCTTCAGATGCCACTACAG GAGAAGACCGTGAGAGTGAGAACGACTCTATATCTGGAAGTGTGCTGGCTTCTTCAAATCAGAGGGATGAGGAGGCCGTATCCATTAGCACCAACAGTGACATCAGAAACCGTCAGACTCAATCAACTCCGCTGGCCACAGACAATTGGGTCAGGTTTACTTTCTTCAGAACAAAATCCCAAAAGGACCTGGAAAACAACTGTAAACCCAACAACAGAGGTCAACAGATGACCAGCGGGAAGGAAAGGCTGAGTCTGGTGTCACAGAAGGTTCTCATGCCACGTTATCAAAAGAGAAAGAGTTTATCATCACGGGAGAAGAAAGTCACGAGGACCATTATGGCCATTCTGGTGGCGTTTGCAGCCACGTGGACTCCCTACAATGTCATGGTACTCATCAACACGTTCTGCTCGGCCTGTATTCCAAACACGATGTGGATCTTTGGCTACTGGCTCTGCTACATAAACAGTACAGTGAACCCAGCCTGCTATGCCCTGTGCAATGTCACCTTCAAGAACACCTTCAAACAGCTGCTGACATGCAAATACAGGAATATTCATGCCAGCAGAAAACATTAA
- the fbxl14a gene encoding F-box/LRR-repeat protein 14a, which translates to MEIHISSLFPEILAMIFNYLDVKGKGRVAQVCTAWRDASYHKSVWRGVEAKLHLRRANPSLFPSLQTRGIKKVQILSLRRSLSYVIQGMPNIESLNLSGCYNLTDNGLGHAFVQDIPSLRILNLSLCKQITDSSLGRIAQYLKNLELLDLGGCSNITNTGLLLIAWGLHNLKSLNLRSCRHVSDVGIGHLAGMTRSAAEGCLSLEHLTLQDCQKLTDLSLKHISKGLNKLKVLNLSFCGGISDAGMIHLSHMTQLWTLNLRSCDNISDTGIMHLSMGALRLYGLDVSFCDKVGDQSLAYIAQGLYQLKSLSLCSCHISDDGINRMVRQMHELKTLNIGQCVRITDKGLELIADHLTQLTGIDLYGCTKITKRGLERITQLPCLKVLNLGLWQMTEVKGLGDASEILPCYTS; encoded by the coding sequence ATGGAGATCCACATCTCAAGCCTCTTCCCCGAGATCTTAGCGATGATTTTCAACTACCTGGACGTTAAAGGCAAAGGCAGAGTCGCGCAAGTGTGCACGGCGTGGAGAGACGCCTCGTACCACAAATCAGTCTGGAGAGGAGTGGAAGCCAAACTCCATCTGAGAAGAGCAAACCCGTCGCTGTTCCCCAGCCTCCAAACCAGAGGCATCAAGAAAGTCCAGATCCTCAGCCTGAGGCGCAGCCTGAGCTATGTAATCCAGGGCATGCCCAACATCGAGAGCCTTAACTTAAGCGGATGCTATAACCTAACGGATAACGGGCTCGGACACGCATTCGTGCAGGACATCCCGTCACTGAGGATACTCAACCTGAGCCTGTGCAAACAGATCACCGATTCCAGTCTGGGCAGGATTGCGCAGTATCTGAAGAACCTGGAGCTGTTGGATCTGGGCGGGTGTAGTAATATCACAAACACGGGGTTGTTGCTTATCGCCTGGGGCCTTCATAATCTCAAAAGTCTGAATTTGAGAAGCTGCAGACACGTTTCAGATGTGGGCATCGGACACCTGGCTGGCATGACACGCAGCGCCGCGGAGGGCTGCTTGAGTTTGGAGCACCTCACGTTGCAGGACTGTCAGAAACTGACTGACTTGTCGCTCAAGCACATTTCTAAGGGCCTCAACAAGCTGAAAGTACTCAACCTGAGCTTTTGCGGTGGCATATCCGATGCTGGCATGATTCACTTGTCGCATATGACCCAACTCTGGACTCTTAACTTGCGCTCCTGCGATAACATAAGCGATACGGGGATTATGCATCTCTCCATGGGCGCTTTGAGGCTGTACGGGCTGGATGTGTCATTTTGTGACAAGGTGGGCGACCAGAGCCTGGCTTACATCGCGCAGGGCTTGTACCAGCTCAAATCCTTGTCGCTTTGCTCGTGCCACATCAGCGACGACGGGATCAACCGGATGGTCCGGCAGATGCACGAACTCAAGACGCTGAACATCGGCCAGTGCGTGCGGATCACGGACAAGGGCCTGGAGCTCATAGCGGATCACCTGACGCAGCTGACCGGGATAGACCTGTACGGCTGTACGAAAATAACGAAAAGGGGGCTGGAGAGAATCACCCAGCTGCCCTGCCTTAAGGTGCTGAACTTGGGACTCTGGCAGATGACCGAGGTCAAGGGTTTAGGAGACGCGTCTGAGATCCTGCCCTGCTACACCTCGTAG
- the prr5a gene encoding proline-rich protein 5a — translation MKGGSGSLSITMLENLNRAHVDRPAPRSSTFSFSALFALPHHLHMDGSSHPFRRTLYRLKLVSSPNLSQLGKNEKASLEERGSGPNATWNSIHNAVIAVFQKKGLADNELYTLNEGVRQLLKTELGSFFTEYLQNQLLTKGMVILRDKIRFYEGQKLLDSLAETWDFFFCDVLTMLQAIFHPVQGKEPSVRQLALLHFRNTITLNMKLEEALSRPRARVPPSIVQMLLVLQGVHESKGVSEEYLKLESLIQKVVSPYLGTQGLCSHECGASQCPCVIERRLQYCWSKSADLPSTNPVVRSKSYNIPMLTPVAEYDSEVSSVGSVGIRRHSACDVTSCIEPQGYSALSVGIETSSTPRLSLDHDLTLSGVMRGATGQPALISPPVFIHTSAGCLHAADAPMALSEVEKAHSSPPSCSSSPETIVMQGLDSLESDPDGIFIDFSHCRSDSFGTSRKTS, via the exons ATGAAAGGAGGATCTGGCAGCCTTTCGATAACAATGCTGGAGAACTTGAACAGAGCCCACGTTGATCGACCCGCCCCTAGATCATCCACGTTCAGCTTCTCTGCCCTGTTTGCTCTGCCACACCACCTTCACATGGATGGGAGCAGTCATCCATTCAGGAG GACTCTGTACCGGTTGAAGTTGGTAAGTTCTCCAAATCTAAGTCAGCTGGGCAAAAATGAAAAGGCTTCTCTGGAGGAGAGAGGATCCGGTCCTAACGCCACATGGAACAG CATTCACAACGCAGTTATTGCTGTATTTCAAAAGAAAGGACTGGCGGACAACGAACTCTATACGCTCAATGAAGGCGTGAG GCAGCTATTGAAAACTGAGCTGGGGTCATTTTTTACAGAATACCTCCAG AATCAGCTTTTAACTAAAGGCATGGTGATTTTACGGGACAAAATAAGGTTTTATGAAG GTCAGAAGTTATTGGACTCTTTGGCTGAGACATGGGACTTTTTCTTTTGTGATGTTCTCACTATGCTTCAAGCCATCTTCCACCCTGTCCAG GGGAAGGAGCCGTCGGTGCGTCAGCTGGCCCTGCTGCACTTCCGAAACACCATCACCCTTAACATGAAGCTGGAGGAGGCTCTGTCCAGACCGCGAGCCCGCGTCCCTCCCTCCATCGTCCAGATGCTTCTGGTGCTACAG GGGGTTCATGAATCTAAAGGCGTGAGTGAAGAATACCTGAAGCTGGAGTCTCTCATTCAGAAGGTGGTGTCGCCGTATCTGGGCACGCAGGGACTGTGTTCACATGAGTGTGGCGCCTCTCAGTGCCCCTGTGTTATCG AGAGGCGTTTGCAGTATTGCTGGTCCAAGTCTGCAGACCTTCCCTCCACTAATCCGGTAGTGCGCTCCAAGAGTTACAACATCCCCATGCTGACCCCCGTGGCGGAGTACGACTCTGAGGTGAGCTCTGTGGGCAGCGTCGGCATCCGGCGTCACTCTGCATGTGACGTCACTTCCTGCATAGAGCCCCAGGGCTATTCGGCCCTGTCTGTGGGAATAGAGACCAGCTCGACCCCCAGACTCTCACTGGATCACGACCTCACCCTGTCTGGTGTGATGCGAGGAGCCACGGGACAGCCCGCTCTGATTTCTCCACCCGTCTTCATCCACACCTCCGCAGGGTGTCTGCATGCAGCGGATGCCCCGATGGCTTTGTCCGAGGTGGAGAAGGCCCATTCGTCGCCTCCGAGCTGCTCCTCCAGTCCGGAGACAATTGTAATGCAGGGGCTGGACTCACTGGAATCGGATCCTGACGGAATCTTCATCGACTTTTCCCACTGCCGCTCTGATTCTTTCGGAACGAGCAGGAAAACGAGCTGA